The following proteins are encoded in a genomic region of Variovorax paradoxus:
- a CDS encoding aromatic ring-hydroxylating oxygenase subunit alpha — MSDLSLQLQQATSQLPVSAYFDESLYAREMQTLFAQGPRYVGHRLAVPEPGDYHTLPQEHQGRALVHTPKGVELISNVCRHRQALILQGRGRLDNQTGGNIVCPLHRWTYAASDPRTTGTLIGAPHFEQDPCLNLHNYPLTEWNGLLFERGANGPKGVGRDVAADMAELGPRADLDFTGYALDRVELHECNYNWKTFIEVYLEDYHVGPFHPGLGSFVTCDDLRWEFNRNYSVQTVGVANRLGRAGSPIYQKWQEQLLKYREGKPPKYGAIWLTYYPHVMVEWYPHVLTVSTLHPVSPTKTLNMVEFFYPEEIVAFEREFVEAQQAAYMETCVEDDEIAERMDAGRRALMLRGDDESGPYQSPMEDGMQQFHEWYRSAMQNNNA; from the coding sequence ATGTCTGATTTAAGTCTTCAACTGCAGCAGGCCACGAGCCAACTTCCAGTTTCCGCGTACTTCGACGAGTCGCTCTACGCACGCGAGATGCAAACGCTGTTTGCGCAAGGTCCGCGCTACGTGGGCCACCGCCTTGCCGTGCCCGAGCCGGGCGACTACCACACGCTGCCGCAAGAGCACCAGGGCCGGGCGCTGGTGCACACGCCCAAGGGCGTGGAGCTCATTTCCAACGTGTGCCGCCACCGGCAGGCGCTCATCCTGCAAGGCCGTGGCCGGCTCGACAACCAGACCGGTGGCAACATCGTCTGCCCGCTGCACCGCTGGACCTACGCCGCGAGCGACCCGCGCACCACGGGCACGCTGATCGGCGCGCCGCATTTCGAGCAGGACCCGTGCCTCAACCTGCACAACTATCCGCTCACCGAGTGGAACGGCCTGCTGTTCGAGCGCGGCGCAAACGGCCCGAAGGGCGTCGGGCGTGACGTCGCCGCCGACATGGCCGAGCTCGGCCCGCGCGCCGATCTGGACTTCACGGGTTACGCACTCGACCGCGTCGAGCTGCACGAGTGCAACTACAACTGGAAGACCTTCATCGAGGTCTACCTCGAGGACTACCACGTCGGTCCGTTCCACCCCGGCCTCGGCAGCTTCGTGACCTGCGACGACCTGCGCTGGGAATTCAACCGCAACTACTCGGTGCAGACCGTGGGCGTGGCCAACCGGCTCGGCCGCGCGGGCAGCCCCATCTACCAGAAGTGGCAGGAGCAGCTGCTCAAGTACCGCGAGGGCAAGCCGCCGAAGTACGGCGCGATCTGGCTCACCTACTACCCGCACGTGATGGTCGAGTGGTATCCGCACGTGCTCACGGTGTCGACACTGCACCCGGTCAGCCCCACGAAGACGCTCAACATGGTGGAGTTCTTCTACCCCGAGGAAATCGTCGCCTTCGAGCGCGAATTCGTCGAAGCCCAGCAGGCCGCCTACATGGAAACTTGCGTGGAAGACGACGAGATTGCCGAGCGCATGGACGCCGGCCGCCGCGCGCTGATGCTGCGCGGCGACGACGAGAGCGGCCCCTACCAGAGCCCGATGGAAGACGGCATGCAGCAGTTCCACGAGTGGTACCGCAGCGCAATGCAGAACAACAACGCCTGA
- the dxs gene encoding 1-deoxy-D-xylulose-5-phosphate synthase — protein MAPLLPTLHDPSPIRQYDRAQLKQLSDEVRACVLDNVSRTGGHLSSNLGTVELTVALHHVFNTPHDRLVWDVGHQTYPHKILTGRRERMPTLRQIGGISGFPQRSESEYDTFGTAHSSTSISAALGMAMAAKQKGEDRHAVAIIGDGALTAGMAFEALNNAGVCDCKLLVILNDNDMSISPPVGALNRYLAQLMSGNFYAAAKNVGKSVLRAAPPLFELAKRFEQHAKGMVVPATLFEQFGFNYVGPIDGHDIDSLVPTLENLKHLDGPQFLHVVTKKGQGYKLAEADPVAYHGPGKFDPQVGLVKPAAVAKQTFTQVFGQWLCDMAAHDGRLVGITPAMREGSGLVEFEQRFPDRYYDVGIAEQHAVTFAAGLACEGLKPVVAIYSTFLQRAYDQLIHDVAIQNLPVVFALDRAGLVGADGATHAGAYDIPFLRCIPNMSIACPADERECRQLLSSAYEQNHPVAVRYPRGAGAGVTPHLALDALPFGKGEVRREGKRIAVLVFGTLLYPALAAAESLDATVVNMRWAKPLDVELLLQVAGTHDAIVTLEEGAIMGGAGGAVLEALQAANVQKPVLQLGLPDRFIEHGDPGKLLASIGLDAAGIEASITRRFGPVAG, from the coding sequence ATGGCCCCGCTGCTTCCCACGCTTCATGATCCCTCGCCGATCCGGCAATACGACCGGGCCCAGCTCAAGCAGCTGTCCGACGAGGTGCGCGCCTGCGTGCTCGACAACGTTTCGCGCACCGGCGGCCACCTGAGTTCCAACCTTGGAACGGTCGAGCTCACGGTCGCTCTGCACCATGTGTTCAACACGCCGCACGACCGGCTGGTGTGGGACGTGGGCCACCAGACCTATCCGCACAAGATCCTCACCGGCCGGCGCGAGCGCATGCCCACGCTGCGCCAGATCGGCGGCATCTCGGGCTTTCCGCAGCGCAGCGAGAGCGAATACGACACCTTCGGCACCGCGCACTCGTCGACCAGCATCTCGGCCGCGCTCGGCATGGCCATGGCCGCCAAGCAGAAGGGCGAAGACCGCCATGCGGTCGCGATCATCGGCGACGGCGCGCTCACGGCCGGCATGGCCTTCGAGGCGCTCAACAACGCCGGCGTGTGCGACTGCAAGCTGCTGGTGATCCTGAACGACAACGACATGTCGATCAGCCCGCCCGTGGGCGCGCTCAACCGCTACCTCGCGCAGCTGATGAGCGGCAACTTCTACGCCGCCGCCAAGAACGTGGGCAAGAGCGTGCTGCGCGCCGCGCCGCCGCTGTTCGAGCTGGCCAAGCGCTTCGAGCAGCATGCCAAGGGCATGGTGGTCCCGGCCACGTTGTTCGAGCAGTTCGGCTTCAACTATGTGGGCCCCATCGACGGGCACGACATCGATTCGCTGGTGCCCACGCTCGAGAATCTCAAGCACCTCGACGGCCCGCAGTTCCTGCATGTGGTCACGAAGAAGGGGCAGGGCTACAAACTGGCCGAGGCCGACCCGGTGGCCTACCACGGCCCGGGCAAGTTCGATCCGCAGGTGGGGCTGGTCAAGCCCGCCGCGGTGGCCAAGCAGACCTTCACGCAGGTCTTCGGGCAATGGCTGTGCGACATGGCGGCGCACGACGGCCGGCTGGTGGGCATCACGCCCGCGATGCGAGAAGGTTCGGGGCTGGTCGAATTCGAACAGCGCTTTCCTGACCGCTACTACGACGTCGGCATTGCCGAGCAGCATGCCGTCACGTTCGCGGCCGGCTTGGCGTGCGAAGGCCTGAAGCCGGTGGTCGCGATCTATTCGACCTTTCTGCAGCGCGCCTACGACCAGCTGATTCACGACGTCGCAATCCAGAACCTGCCGGTGGTGTTCGCACTCGACCGCGCGGGCTTGGTGGGTGCCGACGGTGCCACGCATGCGGGCGCCTACGACATTCCGTTTCTGCGCTGCATTCCCAACATGAGCATTGCGTGCCCGGCCGACGAGCGCGAATGCCGCCAGCTGCTGTCGAGCGCCTACGAACAGAACCACCCGGTGGCGGTGCGCTATCCCCGCGGCGCGGGTGCCGGCGTCACGCCGCACCTGGCACTCGATGCGCTGCCCTTCGGCAAGGGCGAAGTGCGCCGCGAAGGCAAGCGCATCGCGGTCCTCGTGTTCGGCACCTTGCTGTACCCCGCGCTCGCCGCGGCCGAGTCGCTCGACGCCACGGTGGTCAACATGCGCTGGGCCAAGCCGCTCGACGTCGAGTTGCTGCTGCAGGTGGCAGGCACGCACGATGCCATCGTCACGCTCGAAGAGGGCGCCATCATGGGTGGTGCGGGCGGCGCGGTGCTCGAGGCGTTGCAGGCTGCCAACGTGCAGAAGCCCGTGCTTCAGCTGGGCTTGCCCGACAGGTTCATCGAGCATGGCGATCCGGGCAAGCTGCTCGCGTCCATCGGTCTCGACGCAGCGGGCATCGAGGCCTCGATCACTCGGCGCTTCGGGCCCGTCGCAGGGTAA
- a CDS encoding ABC transporter ATP-binding protein, translating to MSTAPQAESAPLRVVLAAEALRFAWPGMKTPCIDIEAFRITAGELVFLHGPSGCGKSTLLSLLAGVLVADEGRVTLLGHDWSQLSGAARDRCRVAHVGYIFQQFNLLPYLSVLDNVLLPCRFSQRREAQAARSGSSRDEGGSSRNEAEHLLDQMGLDRNLWKRQAMQLSVGQQQRVAAARALIGQPEVVIADEPTSALDEDRREAFLDVLLTACATNQSALVFVSHDQRIAQRFARHVLLPDINRAATTAMAVDA from the coding sequence GTGAGCACCGCTCCCCAGGCCGAGTCGGCGCCGCTGCGCGTCGTGCTCGCCGCCGAAGCGCTGCGCTTTGCGTGGCCCGGCATGAAGACACCCTGCATCGACATCGAGGCCTTTCGCATCACGGCCGGCGAGCTGGTGTTCCTGCACGGGCCGAGCGGTTGCGGCAAGAGCACGCTGCTGTCCCTGCTGGCCGGCGTGCTGGTGGCCGACGAAGGCCGCGTCACGCTGCTGGGGCACGACTGGTCGCAGCTTTCCGGCGCTGCACGCGACCGCTGCCGCGTCGCGCACGTGGGCTACATCTTTCAGCAGTTCAATTTGCTGCCTTACCTGAGCGTGCTCGACAACGTGCTGCTGCCCTGCCGCTTCTCGCAGCGGCGCGAAGCGCAGGCTGCCCGCAGCGGCAGCTCGCGCGATGAAGGCGGCAGCTCGCGCAATGAAGCCGAGCACCTGCTCGACCAGATGGGCCTCGACCGCAACCTGTGGAAACGCCAGGCCATGCAGCTCTCGGTCGGCCAGCAGCAGCGCGTCGCGGCGGCGCGCGCACTCATCGGCCAGCCCGAGGTGGTGATTGCCGACGAGCCCACCTCCGCGCTCGACGAAGACCGGCGCGAGGCCTTTCTCGATGTGTTGCTGACCGCGTGCGCAACGAACCAGAGCGCGCTGGTGTTCGTGAGCCACGACCAGCGCATTGCGCAGCGCTTTGCACGGCACGTGCTGCTGCCCGACATCAATCGCGCCGCGACGACGGCAATGGCGGTGGACGCATGA
- a CDS encoding ABC transporter permease has protein sequence MSALFSIAWRSAWNRRFTLALTVFSIALSTFLLLGVERIRTELRENFASSVSGTDLIVGARTGSTQLLLYSVFRIGAATNNISWKSVQALSAHPGVDWVVPLSLGDSHRGFAVLATSPEYFTRFRYGNRQPLALREGKPFSELFDAVVGAEIADKLGYHVGRKITLAHGSGELNTAEHADKPFTVVGVLARTGTPVDRTVHIGLEAMEAIHLEWVGGAPMPGVKIPAEQVRKFDLTPKNVTAALVGLKNRSAVFGVQRWISTYNGEPLMAILPGVALDELWSVIGIGENALLLMSALVALVSLAGLVSVVMAGLNERRRELAVLRAVGAGLRHVLALLALEGAMVTVLGVALGVVMAVLGIALLAPWLQSQFGLTLSLSEPTLNEWLLMASLLAAGWLASLLPGIRAYRLSLADGLSPRI, from the coding sequence ATGAGTGCGCTTTTTTCCATTGCCTGGCGCAGCGCCTGGAACCGGCGCTTCACGCTGGCGCTCACGGTGTTCTCGATCGCGCTGTCGACATTTCTCTTGCTCGGCGTCGAACGCATCCGCACCGAGCTGCGCGAGAACTTCGCGTCATCGGTCTCTGGCACCGACCTGATCGTGGGGGCGCGCACGGGCTCCACGCAGCTGCTGCTGTATTCGGTGTTCCGCATCGGCGCGGCCACCAACAACATCTCGTGGAAGAGCGTGCAGGCGCTGTCCGCGCACCCCGGCGTCGACTGGGTGGTGCCGCTCTCGCTCGGCGATTCGCACCGCGGCTTCGCGGTGCTGGCCACTTCGCCCGAGTACTTCACGCGCTTTCGCTACGGCAACCGGCAGCCGCTCGCGCTACGCGAAGGCAAGCCCTTCAGTGAACTGTTCGACGCGGTGGTGGGCGCCGAGATCGCCGACAAGCTCGGCTATCACGTCGGCCGGAAGATCACGCTGGCCCATGGCAGCGGCGAACTCAACACGGCCGAGCACGCCGACAAGCCCTTCACGGTGGTCGGCGTGCTCGCGCGGACCGGCACGCCGGTCGACCGCACGGTGCACATCGGGCTCGAGGCGATGGAGGCGATCCACCTCGAATGGGTGGGCGGCGCACCGATGCCCGGCGTCAAGATTCCGGCCGAGCAGGTGCGCAAGTTCGATCTCACGCCCAAGAACGTGACGGCCGCGCTGGTGGGCCTGAAAAACCGCTCGGCCGTGTTCGGCGTGCAGCGCTGGATTTCCACCTACAACGGCGAACCGCTGATGGCCATCCTGCCCGGCGTGGCGCTCGACGAACTGTGGAGCGTGATCGGCATCGGCGAGAACGCGTTGCTGCTGATGTCGGCACTGGTTGCGCTGGTGAGCCTTGCGGGCCTTGTCTCGGTGGTGATGGCGGGCCTGAACGAAAGGCGGCGCGAGTTGGCCGTGCTGCGCGCCGTGGGCGCCGGCTTGCGGCATGTGCTGGCGCTGCTCGCTCTCGAGGGCGCCATGGTCACCGTGCTGGGCGTGGCCCTGGGCGTGGTCATGGCGGTGCTCGGCATTGCCCTTCTCGCGCCATGGCTGCAGTCGCAGTTCGGGCTGACATTGAGCCTTTCGGAACCTACACTGAACGAATGGCTGCTGATGGCGAGCCTGCTGGCGGCGGGCTGGCTCGCAAGCCTGCTGCCCGGCATTCGTGCCTATCGGCTCTCATTGGCCGACGGCCTCTCACCGAGGATTTGA
- the xseB gene encoding exodeoxyribonuclease VII small subunit: MPKVPSSATSSPAAMPDTGPLPASYEAGLQELEQLVAELESGQLPLDQLLGSYQRGAALLAFCREKLQAVEDQIKVLDAGSLKPWTAE, encoded by the coding sequence ATGCCCAAGGTCCCTTCCTCCGCCACGTCCAGCCCGGCAGCCATGCCCGATACGGGGCCGCTGCCGGCCAGCTATGAAGCCGGGCTCCAGGAGTTGGAACAATTGGTTGCAGAACTCGAATCGGGCCAGTTGCCGCTCGACCAGTTGCTTGGCAGCTATCAGCGCGGTGCCGCGTTGCTCGCTTTTTGCCGCGAGAAGCTCCAGGCGGTCGAAGACCAGATCAAGGTGCTGGACGCAGGCAGCCTCAAGCCCTGGACGGCCGAATGA
- a CDS encoding DUF3299 domain-containing protein, producing MRIAKKTSTLQAFTRLSMLLAGAGLAAVTWAADPAPKDTTASNPLGGKAAPAAAAKGTPGQPRQITWEELVPKDWDPAKEFKGMDLSALNDGDPRANELLMKMQEVSNNAPTNPAMNGAEIKIPGFIVPLEEAKGEVTEFLLVPYFGACIHTPPPPANQILHVVSPKGAKFRAMDTVWVTGKLQTMRNDSMMGVSGYHVNATSVTKYAGGAK from the coding sequence ATGCGCATCGCCAAGAAGACCTCCACGCTCCAAGCTTTCACGCGGCTTTCGATGCTGCTCGCCGGCGCCGGCCTCGCAGCCGTCACATGGGCCGCCGACCCCGCGCCCAAGGACACGACCGCATCGAACCCGCTCGGCGGCAAAGCCGCACCTGCTGCGGCCGCCAAGGGCACACCAGGCCAGCCGCGCCAGATCACCTGGGAAGAACTGGTGCCCAAGGACTGGGATCCGGCCAAGGAGTTCAAGGGCATGGATCTGAGCGCGCTCAACGATGGCGACCCGCGTGCCAACGAGCTGCTCATGAAGATGCAGGAGGTGTCGAACAACGCACCGACCAATCCCGCGATGAACGGCGCCGAAATCAAGATTCCGGGCTTCATCGTGCCGCTCGAGGAAGCCAAGGGCGAAGTGACCGAGTTCCTGCTCGTGCCTTACTTCGGCGCCTGCATCCACACGCCACCACCGCCGGCCAACCAGATCCTGCACGTGGTGTCGCCCAAGGGCGCCAAGTTCCGCGCCATGGACACCGTGTGGGTCACCGGCAAGCTGCAAACGATGCGCAACGACTCGATGATGGGCGTGAGCGGCTACCACGTGAACGCGACGAGCGTCACGAAGTACGCCGGCGGCGCGAAGTAA
- a CDS encoding DMT family transporter, which yields MVLGAFLFATMSVVVKVASAWFNSGEMVLGRGLIGIVFLWLLARNRGVPLATRYPGMHAWRSTIGVVSLGAWFYAIAHMPLATAVTLNYMSSVWIAAFLVGGALLAWVPVPGRDGRVERPPLQGTLALTVLAGFVGVVLMLKPSVDASQGFAGLLGLLSGLTAAFAYMQVVALSRIGEPELRTVFYFAVGSAVAGAFATAATGFSGGDSWTWQHALWLLPIGLLAALGQLCMTRAYATAKTQAGTLVVANLQYSGIVFAAFYSVVLFDDRIDAAGWAGMALIIVSGIAATVLRQRAVPKAPAEEH from the coding sequence ATGGTGCTCGGCGCCTTCTTGTTCGCCACCATGAGCGTGGTCGTCAAGGTGGCCTCGGCCTGGTTCAACAGCGGGGAGATGGTGCTGGGCCGCGGGCTGATCGGCATCGTGTTCCTGTGGCTGCTCGCGCGCAACCGCGGTGTTCCGCTCGCCACCCGCTACCCGGGCATGCACGCCTGGCGCAGCACCATCGGCGTGGTGTCGCTCGGCGCCTGGTTCTACGCCATCGCCCACATGCCGCTGGCGACGGCCGTCACGCTCAACTACATGAGCAGCGTGTGGATCGCGGCCTTCCTGGTCGGCGGCGCGCTGCTGGCCTGGGTGCCGGTGCCCGGACGCGATGGCCGCGTCGAGCGTCCGCCGCTGCAGGGCACGCTCGCGCTGACCGTGCTCGCGGGCTTCGTGGGCGTGGTGCTCATGCTCAAGCCCAGCGTGGATGCGAGCCAGGGTTTCGCCGGGCTGCTGGGCCTGCTGTCGGGCCTTACGGCCGCGTTCGCCTACATGCAGGTGGTGGCGCTGTCGCGCATCGGCGAACCCGAGTTGCGCACGGTGTTCTATTTCGCGGTCGGCTCGGCCGTGGCCGGTGCTTTTGCCACGGCCGCCACCGGGTTTTCGGGCGGAGATTCGTGGACGTGGCAGCATGCGCTGTGGCTGCTGCCGATCGGCCTGCTTGCGGCCCTCGGGCAGCTTTGCATGACGCGCGCCTATGCCACGGCCAAGACCCAGGCCGGCACGCTGGTGGTGGCCAACCTGCAGTACTCCGGCATCGTCTTCGCGGCGTTCTACAGCGTGGTGCTGTTCGACGACCGCATCGACGCCGCCGGCTGGGCCGGCATGGCGCTCATCATCGTGAGCGGCATCGCGGCCACGGTGCTGCGCCAGCGGGCGGTGCCCAAGGCGCCGGCCGAAGAACACTGA
- a CDS encoding TRAP transporter substrate-binding protein — MDRRSLIKNAGIAGVLAAGIAPAVHAQAAVRWRLASSFPKPLDTIYGGAEVFSNAVKAMSGGKFEISVHAAGELMPAFGVVDGVQQGSVEACHTVPYYFYGKNPAFALGSAIPFGMNARQMTAWMMHGNGRKLMDEFYGTYGMLSFNGGNTGTQMGGWFRKEIKTPADLKGLKMRLGGGLVGDVMTKLGVVPQSIPGGEIYQALEKGTIDAAEWVGPYDDQKLGFNKVAPNYYYPGWWEGGPEVDFFINKKAFDALSPENKAIISAASAVASQDMLAKYDARNPTALKQLIGAKTKLLPFSKEILDASFKASLQVYEENAAKSPEWKKIYADFLTFQRDQVAWFRVAEGRFDNYMQSVKL; from the coding sequence ATGGATCGTCGTTCCCTCATCAAAAACGCCGGCATCGCTGGCGTTCTGGCCGCCGGCATTGCGCCCGCAGTTCATGCGCAAGCCGCCGTCCGCTGGCGCCTGGCCTCCAGCTTTCCCAAGCCGCTCGATACGATCTACGGCGGCGCTGAGGTTTTCTCCAATGCGGTCAAGGCCATGTCGGGCGGCAAGTTCGAAATTTCGGTGCATGCGGCTGGCGAACTGATGCCGGCTTTCGGCGTGGTCGACGGCGTGCAGCAAGGTTCGGTCGAGGCCTGCCACACGGTGCCCTACTACTTCTACGGCAAGAACCCCGCCTTCGCGCTCGGTTCGGCCATTCCGTTCGGCATGAACGCACGCCAGATGACCGCGTGGATGATGCACGGCAACGGCCGCAAGCTGATGGACGAGTTCTACGGCACCTACGGCATGCTGAGCTTCAACGGCGGCAACACCGGCACCCAGATGGGCGGTTGGTTCCGCAAGGAAATCAAGACCCCGGCCGACCTCAAGGGCCTGAAGATGCGCCTCGGCGGCGGCCTGGTGGGCGACGTGATGACCAAGCTCGGCGTGGTGCCGCAAAGCATTCCGGGCGGTGAGATCTATCAAGCGCTTGAAAAGGGCACGATCGACGCCGCCGAATGGGTGGGTCCGTACGACGACCAGAAGCTCGGCTTCAACAAGGTTGCGCCGAACTACTACTACCCTGGCTGGTGGGAAGGCGGCCCCGAGGTCGACTTCTTCATCAACAAGAAGGCCTTCGATGCCCTGTCGCCCGAGAACAAGGCCATCATCTCGGCGGCTTCCGCCGTCGCCTCGCAAGACATGCTGGCCAAGTACGATGCGCGCAACCCCACCGCGCTCAAGCAACTGATCGGCGCCAAGACCAAGCTGCTGCCTTTCAGCAAGGAAATTCTCGACGCGTCGTTCAAGGCTTCCCTGCAGGTCTACGAAGAAAACGCTGCCAAGAGCCCGGAGTGGAAGAAGATCTACGCCGACTTCCTCACGTTCCAGCGCGACCAGGTGGCATGGTTCCGCGTGGCCGAAGGCCGCTTCGACAACTACATGCAATCCGTGAAGCTCTGA
- a CDS encoding polyprenyl synthetase family protein produces the protein MSAAVTAAVDWDAARLAGWSEPHLARVEAALSRWVGVDSPVLLGDAMRYAVLDGGKRLRPLLVLAASEAVGGNPAAGLRAACATELIHAYSLVHDDLPSMDNDVLRRGKPTVHVKFGEADALLAGDALQALAFELLTPEGDEVPASTQATLCRLLARAAGSQGMAGGQAIDLASVGLALDEAQLREMHRLKTGALLQGSVEMGAACAGAVAPAALAALRDYGAAIGLAFQVVDDILDVTADSQTLGKTAGKDAAADKPTYVSLWGLDGARAQAKQLLAESLAALERSGLRDTAALRALAHMVVDRDR, from the coding sequence ATGAGCGCGGCTGTGACGGCGGCGGTCGATTGGGACGCCGCGCGGCTGGCCGGCTGGAGCGAGCCGCACCTTGCGCGCGTCGAAGCGGCGCTTTCGCGCTGGGTCGGGGTCGATTCCCCCGTGCTGCTTGGCGACGCGATGCGCTACGCCGTGCTCGATGGCGGCAAGCGGCTGCGTCCTTTGCTGGTGCTGGCCGCGAGCGAAGCGGTGGGCGGCAACCCCGCCGCGGGGCTGCGCGCGGCCTGCGCCACCGAACTGATCCACGCCTACTCGCTGGTGCACGACGACTTGCCGAGCATGGACAACGACGTGCTGCGCCGTGGCAAACCCACCGTGCACGTGAAATTCGGCGAGGCCGATGCGCTGCTCGCCGGCGACGCCTTGCAGGCCCTGGCCTTCGAACTGCTGACGCCCGAGGGCGACGAGGTTCCCGCATCGACCCAGGCCACGCTGTGCCGGCTGCTTGCGCGCGCCGCGGGCAGCCAGGGCATGGCGGGCGGACAGGCGATCGATCTCGCCAGCGTGGGCCTGGCGCTCGACGAAGCGCAACTGCGCGAAATGCACCGCCTGAAGACCGGCGCGCTGCTGCAGGGCAGCGTCGAGATGGGCGCGGCCTGCGCGGGCGCCGTGGCGCCCGCCGCGCTGGCCGCCCTGCGCGACTACGGCGCCGCCATCGGATTGGCGTTCCAGGTGGTCGACGACATCCTCGATGTGACGGCCGATTCGCAGACTCTCGGCAAGACGGCCGGCAAGGACGCCGCCGCCGACAAACCCACCTATGTCTCTCTGTGGGGCCTCGACGGCGCGCGGGCACAGGCGAAACAGTTGCTTGCCGAATCGCTCGCGGCGCTGGAGCGCAGCGGCCTGCGCGACACCGCGGCACTGCGCGCGCTGGCCCACATGGTCGTCGACCGCGACCGATGA
- a CDS encoding DUF2796 domain-containing protein, with the protein MKQIRLRRRISSGLASASALFAAALLAAPFLSLSAHAQQQHAHVHGQLKLDVAIDGPTVVIDMESPLDNIVGFERAPKTAAEKKTAEDAIAQLRAADKLFVIDPAANCKLGPVDLRSSALGLGNLDPNEPAGHADLDATFSFNCTNAAAARFIDVNLFAAFKGTRQIDSQIASAQGQFKRQLKRPAAAQAAQPVRLGWGK; encoded by the coding sequence ATGAAACAGATCCGACTTCGACGACGCATTTCATCCGGCCTCGCATCTGCCTCGGCCCTGTTCGCCGCGGCACTGCTCGCAGCGCCCTTTCTTTCACTTTCCGCGCACGCCCAGCAGCAGCACGCGCATGTGCACGGCCAGCTCAAGCTCGATGTGGCCATCGACGGCCCGACGGTCGTGATCGACATGGAGTCGCCGCTCGACAACATCGTCGGCTTCGAACGCGCGCCCAAGACCGCTGCGGAAAAAAAGACGGCTGAAGACGCCATCGCCCAGTTGCGCGCAGCCGACAAGCTCTTTGTCATCGACCCTGCCGCCAACTGCAAGCTCGGCCCCGTCGACCTGCGCTCCAGCGCCCTGGGCCTCGGCAACCTCGACCCGAACGAGCCTGCGGGACATGCGGACCTCGACGCCACCTTCTCCTTCAATTGCACGAACGCGGCCGCGGCAAGGTTCATCGACGTGAACCTGTTCGCCGCGTTCAAGGGCACGCGCCAGATCGATTCGCAGATCGCTTCGGCACAAGGCCAGTTCAAGCGCCAGCTCAAGCGCCCGGCCGCTGCCCAGGCCGCACAGCCCGTGCGCCTCGGCTGGGGCAAGTGA
- a CDS encoding sulfurtransferase, protein MYTTLISVEQLQQLQAGGTPLMVFDCSFDLMKPEAGAQQYAVAHIPGAAFANLDTDLSAKHGMPGAHGDVVVAQEDGVPASGGRHPLPSREKFAAWLSSVGFSNDMQAVVYDRNGANYCGRLWWMLKWMGHDAVAVLDGGLQAWQAAGGEVTSREEPARFQSNFVPGEPLAALVTTDTVARRLGQPDQQLIDARAGARYRGEVEPLDPIAGHIPGALNRPFAENLGPDGKFKPAPQLRAEFEALLAGRDPATVVHQCGSGVSAVPNLLAMQIAGLGTTALYAGSWSEWSNTPGLPTRQGAEP, encoded by the coding sequence ATGTACACCACCCTCATCAGCGTCGAACAACTCCAGCAGCTGCAAGCCGGCGGCACGCCGCTAATGGTTTTCGACTGCAGCTTCGACCTCATGAAGCCCGAAGCCGGCGCGCAGCAATATGCCGTCGCCCACATTCCGGGCGCCGCGTTTGCGAACCTCGACACCGACCTCAGTGCGAAGCATGGCATGCCCGGCGCGCACGGCGACGTGGTGGTGGCCCAGGAAGACGGCGTGCCGGCCTCGGGTGGACGCCATCCGCTGCCGAGCCGCGAGAAGTTCGCGGCCTGGTTGTCGAGCGTCGGTTTTTCCAACGACATGCAGGCCGTGGTGTACGACCGCAACGGCGCCAACTATTGCGGGCGGCTCTGGTGGATGCTCAAGTGGATGGGACACGACGCGGTGGCCGTGCTCGACGGCGGCCTGCAAGCATGGCAAGCCGCGGGCGGCGAAGTCACGAGCCGCGAAGAGCCTGCGCGCTTCCAGTCGAACTTCGTGCCGGGCGAGCCGCTTGCAGCGCTCGTGACCACCGACACCGTGGCGCGCCGGCTCGGCCAACCTGACCAGCAGCTGATCGACGCACGGGCCGGTGCACGATATCGCGGCGAGGTGGAACCTCTGGACCCGATCGCGGGTCACATCCCCGGGGCTCTGAACCGGCCCTTCGCCGAAAACCTCGGCCCCGACGGCAAGTTCAAGCCGGCACCGCAATTGCGTGCCGAGTTCGAAGCGTTGCTCGCGGGACGCGATCCGGCGACGGTCGTCCACCAATGCGGCAGCGGCGTGAGCGCTGTGCCCAACCTGCTTGCGATGCAGATCGCGGGGCTGGGGACGACCGCGCTCTATGCCGGCAGCTGGAGCGAATGGAGCAACACGCCGGGGCTGCCGACCCGGCAAGGCGCAGAACCATGA